In Malus sylvestris chromosome 16, drMalSylv7.2, whole genome shotgun sequence, the following are encoded in one genomic region:
- the LOC126607149 gene encoding uncharacterized protein LOC126607149 isoform X2 has translation MANQGAKKRKEENARHMANLLRLIMACNVIYVLVRMLIFHSSFTWKNWVALLLTSLAYYFPYQQLAQMANPSIGDDGELLDGGFDMTTGGVCGYQVLEHTNHSVSLEDLCLKVQRGVLRMKRLGRRGKSWRRRLQDPSLSRQEIDKEKYDQRLRS, from the exons ATGGCAAATCAAGGTGCAAAGAAGCGCAAGGAAGAGAATGCCCGCCACATGGCCAATCTCCTTCGCCTCATCATGGCCTGTAAT GTTATTTATGTGCTAGTAAGGATGCTCATCTTCCATTCTAGTTTCACCTGGAAAAATTGGGTTGCTTTGCTTCTCACTTCTCTCGCTTATTACTTTCCCTATCAACAACTGGCCCAAATGGCAAATCCTTCTATTGGCGATGATGGGGAACTTCTAGATGGTGGCTTTGATATGACTACTGGTGGAGTATGCGG ATACCAGGTTTTGGAGCATACAAATCATTCGGTTTCATTAGAGGATTTATGTCTCAAGGTTCAGAG gggggtgttgaggatgaAAAGACTCGGAAGAAGAGGGAAAAGTTGGAGAAGAAGGCTTCAAGACCCCAGTTTGTCAAGACAAGAAATAGATAAG GAAAAATATGACCAAAGGCTGCGCTCATAG
- the LOC126607148 gene encoding uncharacterized protein LOC126607148: protein MYEGAKTAVRTHEGQTESFPITVGLHQGSSLSPYLFALVMDELTGHIQDDIPWCMLFADDIVLIDETQEWVNAKLNLWREVLESKGLRLSRSKTEYMECKFSANGGQHELGVRIGDQEIPKSDRFRYLGSILQKNGEFDGDLTHRIQVGWMKWKSASGVLCDRRRPLKLKGKFYRTAIRPAMLYGIECWAVKHQHVGVVEMRMLRWMCGHTRKDKIRNEDIRGKVGVAEIEGNRRENRLRWFGHVQRRPTDAPVRRCDHGTEVQGRRGRGRPRKTLEETLRKDLEYLDLTEDMTQYRAQWRSRIHIADPI from the exons atgtatgaaggagcaaagactgccgtaagaactcatgaaggacaaaccgaaagcttccccataactgtaggattacatcaaggctcatccttaagtccttacctttttgcgttggtaatggatgagttaacaggacatattcaagatgatattccttggtgtatgcttttcgcagacgatatagtgttgatagatgaaactcaggaatgggtaaatgcgaagcttaacctttggagagaagtgttggaatctaaag gtcttcgcctaagccgatcaaagacagaatatatggagtgcaagttcagtgcaaacggaggccaacatgagttaggggtgaggatcggagatcaggaaataccaaagagcgaccgttttcgctacctaggatctatcttgcaaaagaacggagaatttgatggagatctcacccatagaatacaagttggatggatgaagtggaagagtgcatccggcgtgttgtgtgaccgtcgtaggccactgaagctcaagggaaaattttataggacggcaataaggccggcaatgctgtatggcatagaatgttgggcagtgaagcatcaacacgtaggtgtagtggagatgaggatgcttcgttggatgtgtgggcacacgagaaaggataagattaggaatgaggatatccgaggtaaagtaggagtagccgaaattgaaggaaataggagagaaaatcggttacggtggtttggacatgtgcaaagaaggcctactgacgctccagttcgaagatgtgaccacgggacagaggttcaaggccgaaggggtagaggaagacctaggaaaactttggaagagaccctaagaaaagacttagagtacttggatctaacggaggacatgacacaataccgagcgcaatggcgttctaggattcatatagccgaccccatttag
- the LOC126607149 gene encoding uncharacterized protein LOC126607149 isoform X1, with protein sequence MANQGAKKRKEENARHMANLLRLIMACNVIYVLVRMLIFHSSFTWKNWVALLLTSLAYYFPYQQLAQMANPSIGDDGELLDGGFDMTTGGVCGYLHDVIYITCFVQVMSIISGKFWYTYLLIPGFGAYKSFGFIRGFMSQGSEGGVEDEKTRKKREKLEKKASRPQFVKTRNR encoded by the exons ATGGCAAATCAAGGTGCAAAGAAGCGCAAGGAAGAGAATGCCCGCCACATGGCCAATCTCCTTCGCCTCATCATGGCCTGTAAT GTTATTTATGTGCTAGTAAGGATGCTCATCTTCCATTCTAGTTTCACCTGGAAAAATTGGGTTGCTTTGCTTCTCACTTCTCTCGCTTATTACTTTCCCTATCAACAACTGGCCCAAATGGCAAATCCTTCTATTGGCGATGATGGGGAACTTCTAGATGGTGGCTTTGATATGACTACTGGTGGAGTATGCGG CTATTTGCATGATGTCATCTACATCACATGCTTCGTGCAAGTCATGTCCATAATCTCTGGAAAATTTTGGTACACATATCTGCTG ATACCAGGTTTTGGAGCATACAAATCATTCGGTTTCATTAGAGGATTTATGTCTCAAGGTTCAGAG gggggtgttgaggatgaAAAGACTCGGAAGAAGAGGGAAAAGTTGGAGAAGAAGGCTTCAAGACCCCAGTTTGTCAAGACAAGAAATAGATAA